tcctccagcagcagcaatggaggtggaggtggtgCCAATGGCGGTGGCAACAATGCCAAttcaggcaacagcagcggcacaCCCGAATGCAAAGTGTGGCGCAATCCACTCAACTTATTTCGCGGTGCCGAATATCAACGCTTCTTTTGGGCCACCAGCAAGGAGCCATTGACGTACTACGATATGAATCTGAGTGCCCAGGATCATCAGACGTTCTTCACGTGCGAGGGCGATGCCCGCAAGGAGGAATACGAAATCATGCAGACGGCGTGGCGTGAACGCAATCCAATGCAACGCATCAAATCCGCACATAATGCGCTGGAGATCAATGCGGAATGTGCACCCGCTTACATACTGCTGGCCGAGGAGGAAGCGATGACCATACTCGAGGCGGAGAAGATACTGAAGACGGCCCTCAAGGTGGCCGAGCTCAATTATCGGAAATCGCAGGCGACGCAACATCAAGGCGCCATCGCTGATGGCGTTCACAGGCGCGACACGAACGTGTTGATCTATATCAAGCGACGGTTGGCGATGTGCGCCAGGAAACTCGGCAAATTGAAGGAGGCCGCGAAGATGTTTCGTGATCTGACCAAAGAGATACCGTCGATCATGAGTGTGCTGAACATACACGAGAATCTCATTGAGACACTCCTCGAGATGCAGGCGTATGCCGATTGCCATGCCATACTGGCCAAATACGATGACATCTCGCTGCCCAAATCGGCGACAATTTGCTACACAGCGGCGCTGCTCAAGGCACGGGCTGTGGCCGATAAATTCTCACCGGACATTGCCTCGAAACGTGGTCTAAGTCCGGCCGAAATGAGCGCTGTGGAGGCCATACATCGGGCGGTGGAATTCAATCCGCATGTGCCGAAATATTTGCTGGAAACAAAGCCGCTCATTTTGCCGCCGGAGCATATATTGAAACGCGGCGATTCCGAGGCATTGGCGTATGCGTTCTTCCATCTGAAGCACTGGAAACAGGT
This is a stretch of genomic DNA from Drosophila albomicans strain 15112-1751.03 chromosome 3, ASM965048v2, whole genome shotgun sequence. It encodes these proteins:
- the LOC117568108 gene encoding protein ST7 homolog, whose protein sequence is MWDSSMFLSTLTPKFYVALTGTSSLISGLILIFEWWYFRKYGTSFIEQVSINHISPWINGNDAQSDNGSGSSSSSGSSSSSNGGGGGANGGGNNANSGNSSGTPECKVWRNPLNLFRGAEYQRFFWATSKEPLTYYDMNLSAQDHQTFFTCEGDARKEEYEIMQTAWRERNPMQRIKSAHNALEINAECAPAYILLAEEEAMTILEAEKILKTALKVAELNYRKSQATQHQGAIADGVHRRDTNVLIYIKRRLAMCARKLGKLKEAAKMFRDLTKEIPSIMSVLNIHENLIETLLEMQAYADCHAILAKYDDISLPKSATICYTAALLKARAVADKFSPDIASKRGLSPAEMSAVEAIHRAVEFNPHVPKYLLETKPLILPPEHILKRGDSEALAYAFFHLKHWKQVEGALNLLHCTWEGTFRMLPYPLERGHLFYPYPTCTECADRELLPAFHEVSVYPKKELPFFILFTAGLCSFTALLALLTHQYPEPMGLLAQTVLTWILYPIQLLKERIEAFWPCNLLQQLSRV